One Saccharomyces eubayanus strain FM1318 chromosome VIII, whole genome shotgun sequence genomic window carries:
- the TUF1 gene encoding translation elongation factor Tu — MSVTLPKFLTRTALKASLSRNLLRLSSIASRSFSQTASPYAAAFDRSKPHVNIGTIGHVDHGKTTLTAAITKTLAAKGGANFLDYAAIDKAPEERARGITISTAHVEYETAKRHYSHVDCPGHADYIKNMITGAAQMDGAIIVVAATDGQMPQTREHLLLARQVGVQHIVVFVNKVDTIDDPEMLELVEMEMRELLNEYGFDGDNAPIIMGSALCALEGRQPEIGEQAIMKLLDAVDEYIPTPERDLNKPFLMPVEDIFSISGRGTVVTGRVERGNLKKGEELEIVGHNTTPLKAIVTGIEMFRKELDSAMAGDNAGVLLRGIRRDQLKRGMVLAKPGTVKAHTKILASLYILSKEEGGRHSGFGENYRPQMFIRTADVTVVMRFPNEVEDHSMQVMPGDNVEMECDLIHPTPLEVGQRFNIREGGRTVGTGLITRIIE, encoded by the coding sequence ATGTCAGTTACATTACCAAAATTCCTTACGAGAACAGCTCTTAAAGCTTCTCTATCGAGAAACCTATTAAGGCTCTCTTCTATAGCTTCCAGAAGTTTTTCTCAAACTGCAAGTCCCTACGCAGCAGCTTTTGATCGTTCTAAACCACATGTAAATATAGGTACGATTGGCCATGTTGATCACGGGAAGACAACGTTGACTGCTGCCATCACCAAGACTTTGGCTGCAAAAGGTGGTGCCAACTTCCTAGATTATGCTGCTATCGACAAGGCACCTGAAGAAAGAGCCCGTGGTATTACCATTTCCACCGCTCATGTGGAATATGAAACCGCTAAAAGACATTATTCTCATGTTGACTGTCCAGGTCACGCAGATTACATCAAGAATATGATTACAGGTGCCGCCCAAATGGACGGTGCCATTATTGTTGTGGCTGCTACTGATGGCCAAATGCCTCAAACTAGAGAACATTTGCTATTAGCCAGACAGGTCGGTGTCCAACATATAGTCGTTTTCGTCAATAAGGTGGATACTATCGATGACCCAGAAATGTTAGAATTGGTGGAGATGGAAATGAGAGAACTATTGAACGAATACGGGTTCGACGGTGACAATGCTCCAATTATCATGGGTTCTGCTCTTTGTGCTTTGGAAGGTCGTCAACCTGAAATTGGTGAACAGGCCATCATGAAGCTTTTGGATGCCGTGGACGAGTATATTCCTACACCAGAAAGAGATTTGAACAAGCCTTTCTTGATGCCTGTTGAAGATATCTTCTCCATCTCCGGTAGAGGTACCGTTGTCACTGGTCGTGTGGAAAGAGGTaatttgaagaagggtGAAGAACTAGAAATTGTCGGCCACAACACCACTCCCTTGAAGGCTATTGTTACCGGTATTGAAATGTTTAGAAAGGAATTAGACTCTGCCATGGCGGGTGATAACGCAGGTGTTTTACTAAGAGGTATCAGAAGAGATCAATTAAAGAGAGGTATGGTCTTGGCCAAACCGGGTACTGTTAAGGCCCATACCAAGATTCTAGCCTCATTATATATTCTATCTAAGGAAGAAGGTGGCAGACACTCTGGATTTGGTGAAAACTACAGGCCGCAAATGTTTATCAGAACTGCCGATGTTACAGTTGTGATGAGATTCCCCAACGAAGTGGAAGACCATTCGATGCAAGTGATGCCAGGTGACAACGTCGAAATGGAATGTGATTTGATTCACCCAACCCCATTAGAAGTTGGTCAACGTTTCAACATCAGAGAAGGTGGTAGAACTGTTGGTACCGGTCTAATAACACGTATCATCGAATAA
- the IES4 gene encoding Ies4p — translation MSQESSALSESQEQLDNNSKIENGEAASNSPRDNSKPVLPWDHESKAVEIKSFSGYKVELTGWIRRDIRQERQKQPVSESESNASDIKEPEDKSMEHKEPEKDEREKKEVKEGRIDGSES, via the coding sequence ATGTCGCAAGAAAGCAGCGCTTTATCTGAATCTCAGGAACAGCTTGACAACAACTCTAAAATAGAGAACGGAGAGGCAGCCTCCAATAGCCCCAGAGACAATAGTAAACCTGTGCTTCCTTGGGATCATGAAAGCAAAGCGGTAGAAATCAAGAGTTTCAGTGGTTATAAAGTAGAGTTGACCGGCTGGATAAGGAGGGATATAAGGCAGGAACGTCAAAAGCAACCAGTATCAGAGTCAGAATCTAATGCATCTGATATAAAAGAACCGGAGGACAAAAGCATGGAACATAAAGAACCAGAGAAGGATGAacgtgaaaagaaagaggtCAAGGAGGGAAGGATAGACGGCTCGGAGTCGTGA